A window of the Cicer arietinum cultivar CDC Frontier isolate Library 1 chromosome 6, Cicar.CDCFrontier_v2.0, whole genome shotgun sequence genome harbors these coding sequences:
- the LOC101490970 gene encoding uncharacterized protein C24B11.05-like codes for MENGHKFQEVSKPKYDCLLFDVDDTLYPLSSGISANTAKNIEEYMLQKLGMEAATVPELCYSLYKTYGTTMAGLRAIGYDFNYNDFHSFVHGRLPYNLLKPDPILRGILLSLPIRKVVFTNADTGHAIRVLQRLGLEDCFERIISFDTLNSVDNPPNDKDGSAIFDFCKYTRQPDSDMVLPKTPVVCKPFEDAFEKAFKLADIDPQRTLFFDDSLRNLLTAKRLGLHTVAVGTSVRSTGVDHALASIHNIREAFPELWEADEKHEVVNYKVAIETSVEA; via the exons ATGGAAAACGGCCATAAGTTCCAGGAAGTTTCCAAGCCTAAATATGATTGTCTATTGTTTG aTGTTGATGATACCCTTTATCCTCTGAGTTCTGGAATATCAGCGAATACAGCAAAAAATATTGAAG AGTATATGCTTCAAAAGCTTGGAATGGAGGCTGCTACAGTTCCTGAATTGTGCTATTCATTATACAAGACTTATGGGACAACAATGGCTGGTCTTAGG GCAATTGGCTATGACTTTAACTACAATGACTTCCATAG TTTTGTTCATGGGAGATTGCCATATAATTTACTGAAACCGGACCCCATTCTCAGGGGCATTTTGCTAAGTCTGCCTATTAGGAAAGTG GTTTTTACCAATGCGGACACGGGGCATGCAATTAGGGTGCTTCAAAGGCTTGGACTGGAGGACTGTTTTGAAAGAATAATAAGCTTTGATACTCTGAATTCCGTTGACAATCCTCCTAATGACAAAGATGGCAGTGCAATTTTCGATTTCTGTAAGTACACACGCCAGCCTGATTCTGATATGGTGCTTCCAAAGACACCTGTTGTATGCAAACCCTTTGAAGATGCATTTGAAAAGGCTTTCAAGTTGGCTGACATTGACCCTCAAAGAACA TTGTTCTTTGATGACAGTCTCCGCAATTTACTGACAGCTAAACGTTTAGGCCTCCATACAGTTGCG GTGGGTACATCTGTGCGTAGTACAGGTGTGGATCATGCATTAGCGAGTATCCATAATATCAGAGAGGCATTTCCAGAGCTATGGGAAGCCGATGAGAAGCATGAAGTTGTGAACTATAAGGTTGCAATTGAAACATCAGTAGAAGCATAG
- the LOC101490522 gene encoding ATP-dependent zinc metalloprotease FTSH 10, mitochondrial-like: MIFSRIGRSLSRSSRVRNLLQGDARLGTLSGIPRTNVYSDGVEGGLGFFRGYLSSATALNNGFVSNSPYFKSVVANPRFLRLFSSESPKKKNYEKFYPKEKKEVPKNDKKNESEDESKSNTDDQGGFQEAFMKQFQNFLTPLLVMGLFLSSFSFGSREQQQISFQEFKNKLLEPGLVDHIVVTNKSVAKIYVRTSPKNQTDSEVLQGTLPAKGSGGQYKYFFNIGSVESFEEKLEEAQDALGVDPHDFVPVTYSSEMVWYQELLRFAPTLLLLGSLFYMGRRMQGGLGVGGGAGGKGGRGIFNIGKAHITKVDKNAKNKVYFKDVAGCDEAKQEIMEFVHFLKNPKKYEELGAKIPKGALLVGSPGTGKTLLAKATAGESGVPFLSMSGSDFIEMFVGVGPSRVRNLFQEARQCAPSIVFIDEIDAIGRARGRGGFSGGNDERESTLNQLLVEMDGFGTTAGVVVLAGTNRPDILDKALLRPGRFDRQITIDKPDIKGREQIFQIYLKKIKLDHEPSYYSQRLAALTPGFAGADIANVCNEAALFAARTDETQVTMDHFEAAIDRIIGGLEKKNLVISKVERRTVAYHEAGHAVVGWFLEHTEPLLKVTIVPRGTAALGFAQYLPNENLLMTKEHLFDRTCMTLGGRAAEEILIGTITTGAQNDLEKVTKMTYDQVAVYGFSDKVGLLSFPQREDSYGMAKPYSSKTGAIIDTEVREWVNKAYEHTLQLIEKHKEQVAQIAELLLEKEVLHQDDLRQVLGERPFKNAELSNYDRFKLGFQEDDKEGGGSSSPLDPEVVPT; the protein is encoded by the exons ATGATTTTTTCAAGAATTGGGCGTTCCCTATCGCGCTCTTCTCGCGTTAGA AATTTGTTGCAAGGTGATGCAAGATTGGGAACACTTTCTGGAATTCCGCGAACAAATGTTTATTCAGATGGAGTGGAAGGGGGATTAGGGTTTTTCAGGGGTTACTTATCTTCTGCTACAGCTCTCAATAATGGCTTCGTTTCTAATTCGCCTTATTTTAAATCTGTTGTTGCAAACCCTAGGTTTCTTCGCTTGTTTTCTAGTGAATCCCCAAAGAAGAAGA ATTATGAAAAGTTTTATCCTAAGGAAAAGAAAGAAGTTCCAAAGAACGATAAAAAGAATGAGTCTGAAg ACGAGTCGAAGTCAAACACAGATGATCAAGGAGGTTTTCAAGAAGCTTTCAtgaaacaatttcaaaattttctcaCCCCATTATTGGTGATGGGGCTATTTCTTTCATCCTTTTCTTTTGGTTCTCGTGAGCAGCAGCAG ATTAGCTTTCAGGAGTTTAAAAATAAGCTTTTGGAACCAGGATTAGTAGACCATATTGTTGTCACAAACAAATCGGTTGCTAAAATATATGTAAGGACCTCCCCCAAGAATCAAACAGACAGTGAAGTACTCCAAGGAACCCTTCCTGCAAAAGGATCTGGTGGCCAATATAAGTATTTTTTCAACATTGGAAGTGTCGAGTCTTTTGAGGAGAAGTTAGAAGAAGCACAAGATGCTCTAGGCGTTGACCCTCACGATTTTGTACCTGTTACGTATTCATCTGAAATGGTTTGGTACCAGGAGTTGTTGAGATTTGCTCCAACTCTGTTGCTTTTGGGATCTCTCTTCTACATGGGAAGAAGAATGCAAGGTGGACTTGGTGTTGGTGGCGGCGCCGGTGGTAAGGGTGGTCGAGGAATATTCAACATAGGAAAAGCACATATTACTAAAGTAGACAAAAATGCCAAAAACAAG GTCTATTTTAAAGATGTTGCTGGCTGTGATGAGGCAAAGCAAGAAATTATGGAGTTTGTGCACTTCCTCAAGAACCCTAAGAAATATGAAGAGCTTGGTGCCAAAATTCCAAAAGGTGCTCTCCTGGTTGGTTCCCCTGGCACAGGGAAAACCCTTTTAGCGAAGGCAACTGCAGGGGAATCTGGTGTGCCATTTCTTTCTATGTCTGGTTCTGATTTCATAGAAATGTTTGTTGGTGTTGGACCATCTAGAGTGAGGAACTTGTTTCAGGAAGCAAGGCAGTGTGCTCCCAGTATAGTATTTATTGATGAGATTGATGCTATTGGACGGGCAAGGGGTCGGGGAGGTTTCTCTGGTGGAAATGATGAGCGTGAAAGTACTTTAAATCAATTGTTGGTGGAGATGGATGGTTTTGGAACCACGGCTGGAGTTGTTGTGCTGGCAGGAACGAATAGACCTGATATATTAGACAAAGCCCTACTTAGGCCTGGGCGTTTTGACCGCCAGATAACTATTGATAAACCTGATATCAAAGGTCGTGAACAGATATTTCAGATTTACTTGAAAAAGATCAAACTTGACCACGAGCCTTCATATTATTCACAAAGGCTTGCAGCCCTTACTCCAGGATTTGCTGGGGCAGACATTGCTAATGTTTGTAATGAAGCTGCTTTGTTTGCTGCAAGGACTGATGAAACTCAAGTCACAATGGATCATTTTGAGGCAGCTATTGATAGGATCATTGGTGGTTTGGAGAAGAAAAACTTG GTAATAAGTAAAGTGGAAAGGCGTACTGTTGCTTATCATGAAGCAGGCCATGCTGTTGTAGGTTGGTTCTTGGAACACACTGAGCCATTGTTGAAAGTAACTATTGTTCCTCGTGGAACAGCAGCTCTTGGGTTTGCCCAGTATCTTCCAAATGAGAACCTTCTCATGACAAAGGAGCATCTTTTTGATAGGACTTGCATGACCCTTGGTGGTCGGGCTGCCGAGGAG ATTCTCATTGGGACAATCACAACTGGAGCACAAAATGACTTGGAGAAAGTAACCAAGATGACGTATGACCAAGTAGCTGTCTACGGTTTCAGCGATAAAGTGGGCCTTCTCTCTTTCC CTCAAAGAGAGGACTCATATGGGATGGCCAAACCATACAGCAGCAAAACTGGTGCAATCATCGATACTGAAGTGCGAGAATGGGTGAACAAAGCCTATGAACACACCTTACAGCTTATAGAGAAACACAAGGAGCAAGTAGCTCAAATTGCAGAGTTGCTGCTCGAAAAAGAAGTACTTCACCAGGATGACTTGCGTCAAGTCTTGGGTGAGCGACCCTTCAAAAATGCTGAGCTCAGCAATTATGATAGATTTAAACTTGGGTTTCAAGAGGACGACAAGGAGGGTGGTGGGTCTTCTTCACCTCTAGATCCTGAAGTTGTTCCAACATAG
- the LOC140920837 gene encoding uncharacterized protein gives MATQKDFLCSCYESSPPPLSSLVENGIGMSRVEVSASKNVIDTTEKCTTDQVFSSREAVFEWAKAIGRQNGILIVTIRSDKANGIRGRKDKLILGCERGGRYKSESKKSVTCSHKENCPFTLRCVPLSGGEGWKISVRCGTHNHELLDTVTGHSYLGRLNEEERKFVNDMTKYKLAPRFILNALKVRNETNVTIPSQIYKARSTYRSSLRGPYTEMQHLLKLIQQENYVHWTRRRENSDILRDIFWTHPDCIKLLNTFHFVLICDSTYKTNRYRLPLLEIVGVTSTSLTFSVGFAYLEKERQDNFIWAFEKVRMLFKSESLISKVIVTDRDLAMMNAISVVFPTSIHLLCRFHIEKNVGARCKQYVKKDRQEEVMDLWKKIVYSTSVEEYDHHLQQFEILCADIILFVDYVKDSWLTPYKERFVNVWTNRVMHLGNTTSNRVESAHWRLKNMLQTSFGDLCKSWDAVNMMLKNQICIIQSSFQKTIKDVEHGYNSQFFQNLHHCVSRKCMKLIDNQLERVKIVGTNKTECGCSIRTTHGLPCACELAKLQINGNAIPLDSIHDFWKQLSIAHELEDEESLSDYDFSEELEAMKAYMKTHDIISQRIFKAKVREVVFPHTTSILAPPEKVRTKGAGKKKKEFDTPRDPSYWEYVDASQESAKARQPSQSSQRSARQQSQSSQHSFKTQFPTYIRPYIEDIVDVVADGNCGFRAIAALLGWTEESWALVRSQLDKEIGLHKDVYSNVFDDNVESVRNSLKISKLGAQGKDKWMSLPDLGYVIATLYNVILVSLSRNLNMTFFPLNKSPSKETFGQSLLAIGFVNENHWVQVKLMLNVVY, from the exons ATGGCAACTCAAAAAGATTTTCTTTGTTCATGCTATGAATCTTCACCTCCGCCTTTGTCATCGCTTGTAGAGAATGGAATAG gtatgagCAGAGTTGAAGTATCtgcttcaaaaaatgttatagatACTACAGAAAAATGCACCACTGATCAG GTATTTTCTTCTCGAGAAGCtgtatttgaatgggcaaaagcgattggaagacaaaatggaattttaattgttaccattcgatcagataaagcaaacggaattaggggaagaaaagacaaattgattttgggatgcgaaagaggtggaagatataaatcagaATCAAAAAAATCAGTAACTTGCTCTCATAAGGAAAACTGTCCATTTACTCTCAGATGTGTACCATTAAGTGGcggtgaaggatggaaaattagtgttcgttgtgggACACACAATCATGAATTACTTGATACTGTAACCGGTCATTCctatttggggcgtttaaacgaagaagagaggaaatttgtcaatgatatgacaaagtataagcttgcacccagattcattctaaatgctttgaaagtgAGAAATGAAACCAATGTCACTATTcccagtcaaatatataaagcaaggagtacttatcgatcatcattgagaggtccgtacacagaaatgcagcatctgttgaagttaatacaacaagaaaattatgtgcattggacaagaagacgggaaaattctgatattttgagagatattttttggacgcatcctgactgtataaagttgttaaacacatttcattttgttttgatatgtgatagcacatacaaaacaaacagatatcggttgccattacttgaaatagtCGGTGTCActtctactagtttgacattttcagttgggtttgcttatttggaaaaagagcgacaagataacttcatctgggcatttgaGAAGGTACGAATGTTGTTCAAATCTGAGTCTttgatttctaaagttattgtgactgatagagatcttgccatgatgaatgcgattagtgttgtgtttcctacttcaatacatttgctatgtcgttttcatattgaaaaaaatgttggggcaagatgcaaacaatatgtcaaaaaggatagacaagaagaagtaatggatttatggaaaaagattgtctattcgactagtgtggaagagtatgatcatcatttgcaacaatttgagatattgtgtgccgatattattctttttgttgattatgtgaaagattcatggttaacaccttacaaagaaaggtttgtcaacgtttggaccaatagagtgatgcatttggggaacacaacatctaacag agttgagtctgctcattggagattgaaaaacatgcttcaaactagttttggtgatttgtgtaaaagcTGGGATGcagtgaatatgatgttgaagaaccaaatatgtatcattcagtcttcttttcagaaaaccatcaaggatgttgagcacgggtataattcacaattttttcaaaatctacatcactgtgtatcaagaaagtgtatgaaattaattgataaCCAGTTGGAAAGGGTGAAGATTGTAGGCACTAACAAAACAGAATGTGGTTGTTCAATtagaacaactcatggattaccatgtgcttgtgagttggctAAGTTGCAGATAAATGGTAATGCtatccctttagatagcattcatgATTTTTGGAAACAGTTAAGCATTGCACATGaattagaggatgaagaatctttatcagattatgacttttctgaagagttggaagcaatgaaagcgtacatgaaGACACACGATATTataagtcaaaggatattcaaggcaaaggtgcgtgaagttgtatttccacataccacatcaatacttgcaccaccAGAGAAAGTGAGAACCAAAGGAGctggtaaaaagaaaaaagaatttgatactcctcgtgatccttcatattgggagtatgttgatgcctctcaagaatctgcaaaggcaaggcaaccatctcaatcatctcaacgttctgcaaggcaacaatctcaatcatctcaacaTTCTTTTAAGACACAATTTCCTACTTATATACGTCCGTATATTGAGGACATAGTAGATGTTGtggctgatggaaattgtgggtttCGTGCAATTGCAGCATTGCTAGGTTGGACCGAAGAATCTTGGGCTTTAGTTCGAtcacaattggataaagagattgGTCTACATAAAGATGTTTATTCTAATGTTTTTGATGACAATGTTGAATCAGTGCGGaactcattgaaaatatcaaaattgggtgctcaaggaaaagataagtggatgtctttaccagacttgggttacgtgatagcaacactatataatgtcatattggtgtcGTTGTCTCGTAATCTGAATATGACATTTTTCCCGCTAAACAAATCACCATCGAAAGAGACCTTTGGGCAGTCTTTACTAGCAATTGGATTTGTTAACGAGAATCATTGGGTACAGGTAAAATTAATGCTTAatgttgtttattaa